GACACGGATCAGTATCAATATTTTCAGACAATTTTGTCCtcgttaattttttgaaattccaAAAAGGTCCCCTCTTTGTATCAAACCCTAAGCAGTGAAAATTTCTTATGTAGTTGTTCTGCATTATCGAAGGTGTACCACCGCCGCACATTGTCTATGCTTCCCGCCGACTCTCCTATCTGATTTCTGCATGCTCTGCTCCGGTCGCAGTGAGCTTGTGTTGCTACTCTGCCATCTTTGCCTCTCCATCTGgtagccacgttaacctcaaacCCTAGCTGTGCTTCTGCTGCGCGTTGAGTCTTTCATCCTCCGCCACTGCAACATCTGCCCTCTCGGTGTGCTTTGCCATCTCTGGTATTTTTTCTTTTGTGAAGTTTCTTCctttaattttgattatttatCAGATGGGTTATTGTTGATTAATTGCTAATCCAGAATTTGGGTATGTGGATATTCGAATTGTATGTAAACCTGGGTATTTGGGTATTGttcattatttattttgttttcatctGAAATCTTCAATAGGCAATGGATAATCTCGGTGGTGgttgttttaaatgcattttgaagCTTGATAAGTTATTTTTCCTAATTGAAGACGAAAAAGAATGGAAAAAGCCATCTGCCTAATTGAAAGAAACTTATTATAAGTTATACTTGATAAATTGTTCTCACCCTCAAACATTTTCTGGCCAACTATGCAGCAAaatcttcaaaaataaaagaattgtagAAAGAGTTGTTGCTGCTGtgataaataaaattttgttactGATCTGCTGAGCTTGTTAGTGCTGATTGTTGATAAAACTAGTGATAAAAATGTTGCTCTAATTGCTGATTAATATGTTAATTAAATTGCTTATGAAATTATTAATAGGTgagaattttaattattatctattGAAGAATGGTAGAGGATAATTTATTTGTATTGTGTTTATAAAATTGGTTATCAAACTGCTTACCAAGTTGTTTGCTATCATGATTTGTATTATGTATTTGTAGAAATTATTAGGATTCTTCTTTTATGTATTTACTTGTTATTGTCTCTTAGGAAGTGATGATGGATCATTCTGAACAAATTAAGATATGTGTTGGATATTACTGGATTATGAGAATGCAATTTGACACGTTAATGCTGCTTTTTTTAGTCaatctatatatgtatattaggaaTAGAAGGCGGGGTCATTCTTCGATTGGTCGAAGAGTGAACACATTGCCACTAAAGAGAGATGCATTAGATAATATCATTGGGGAGGGTGGAGATAGAAATTGCATATGGGAGTTAAGAATGAGTTTGAATGCATTTGCAACTTTATGTGAATTGCTACAAGTTCAAGGTGGATTAGACGAAGATGGTCATGTTGGCATAGACGAGCAAGTAGCTACTTTCTTAATCATATTAGCTCACCATACCAAAAATCGCAGCGTACAGGTTAGGTTCTATAGGTCTGGTGAAACTATTAGTAGGTATTTTCACAAGGTATTGCGTTCGATTTTGTGTGTCCAAAGTATCTTATTTGCAAAGGCAGACCCTGTACCGAAAGATTGTGTAGATCCCAGATGAAAATGGTTCAAGGTAGGTCGTGTATGTAGCTCTAATTTTTATTGGTCACGTTTACTCTGCGTGTaataactgtttttttttttacatttgatAGGGTTATCTAGGAGAATTAGATGGAACTTACATAGATGTCACAGTCCCGAAGAGTGATAAATCTATATATCGAACGAGGAAATCTAGAATATCCACCAATGTCTTAAGAGTTTGCAATCGGAACATGAATTTCGTCTATGTCCTTAGCAGTTGGGAAGGATCGGCATCTGATTCAAGGGTACTTAGGGATGCTATTACTCGACATAATGGCTTGAAAATACCTATTGGTATGTCTAAATTAATCTTTTGAAAAGAATAATAACTATTGAATATGAGAATTACATATATTTCTTATATTTTTCCATCCTTCCGTTTTAGGGTGTTATTACTTAGTGGATGCCGGCTATACCAATGGCAGAGGATTTTTATCTCCTTATAGAAATGTTCGCTATCATGTGAATGAGTGGGTTCAAGGTCATCGGGCACCACAAAATCGTCTAGAATTATTTAATAAGAAGCACTCTTCAGCTAGAAATGTGATTGAGCGGTGATTTGGGTTGCTTAAGAAAAGATGGAGAATTCTACGAAGTCCCTCGTTCTATCCTATTAGAGTTCAAAGCCACATTATTATTGCTTGTTGTTTGTTACAAAACTTTATTCGTATGAACATGGATGTTGATCCCGAAGAAGATGCAACTCTTGCGCCAAAACACATACCCATTGGAGATGATACTATTGTTGATGAAGGTGAAACAATTGATGTTGTGGAAAGTAGCCATGAGTGGACTCAATGGCGTGAGGACCTAGCAACCGAGATGTGGGAAATATGGAGGGGAGAACGTGGCGAGTAGAATTTTTATCTTTGCTGGTTTTGTTATGTTTGCAATTGGCCTAGCCTATAAATTATTGTATTTGAATTCATTTCAGTTTTTTTCTTTGTGCAATATGTATTTGCCAACTCGGATTCATAATTTGTATTTCAATTAAACATATAATTAGACAAGGTCTTGTTTTAATTGTTTTAATTGTTTTAATAGTGATTATTCTAATTAAacatattttagttttatttgctATTAGCTTTTATTTTGCTGTAAGTAATTCTCATACCATTGAACTCTAATTTTGATAGTAATTATGCTGCCATGGTTTACTTTATTTGTTCTTATCTAGCAGCAAATGGCCTCCATACCCCGCCAATGGACTGAACAAGAAACTGAACAGTTTGTGGTGTTTATGGAGGAATTGGTTGTTAAAGGCAAAAGGGCAGATGCCGGTCAATTTAAGCCAGGGGCATTTCAAAAACTGGCGGACAAGATGAATGAAAAGTTTCCTGGATGTGGTCTCACTGTGAAGCACATCAGAAACAAACACAAGCGGCTGAAAGAAAAATATATGTTTGTGGCTGAGATGTTGGGTTGTAGTGGTTTTGAGTGGAATTCCGAAAAGATGTGTGTTGAAGTGGACAGTAAACAAGTATTGGAAGCTTGGGAAAAGGTGTGATCATAATTTTTTTCGCATTTATTCATTCTTCTTACAAGTACTCACTTTTATGAACATGTAATTGTTGGCTTTGTTTTATGTTGTACAGGGTCGCAATGTTATACTCTACACTCCAGGCAAGCCATTTCCGTTGTTCGAACGTCTTGGGAGCATTTTTGGCAAGAATAGAGCTActggtcttgatgcatgcagtGAAAAAGATGCTGAAGAAGATGTCACACCTGGCTCTACATTTGCTGCGGCCACATCTGGTGGCTTGGGTTTAGGCGGTAACGATATTGACATGGAAGATTTAGCAGCTGCCGAGAGCGAACTACCCAATACCTTTTCAACCTTATTTGCTTCATCAAGTGAGAAAAATCAAGGACGTCACACTACAAGTAAAAAAACCAATGATGCTGCGGTCCTATCAAACTTAGCAGAAACTTTTAAATCTGTAGTTGAGGATCAAGGAAAGCATGTGCAGGTACTAGCCAATGCAATGTCTGGTGTGAATAAGCAAGTGAATCTTGGCCGTACACTGAAGTGTCTTGGTTTCACTACAATGGAGATCGTGCAGATTGCAAAAAAATTTGTGCAGAATCCAGAATTGAAGGCAACCTTTTGGAGCTTAGACGAGGAAAAGGAAGCATTCGCACGAGATATAATGGACAACTTTTAACTATTGTTGGTTTACTGGGTTATCTTAATTGTTAATTTATTCGGGTGTATTGCTAAACTTATTAAGATATTTTGCAAAACTTACTAGGGTCTTTTGGTAAACTTAATAGAAATCGCAGGGTTATGTTCTTTTTTTCTTATGCTGGACAAGTGAAGTATACTAGCTACATTGCAACTCTTTTGTGCATTCTGTTGAATTTTATTGAGTTCTGCATTATGTATGTTAATATTCTTcacttaaattaattattagtgtTCATTTACTTGTATTGtataattttgtcccaaaaattatGCACTTCTGCAGCACTTTCATCAAATTTTGCTTAGTATGTGATGATTTTCTACTATTCTACACTTCTTTGGCACAAAATATACTCttataagttaaaaaaaatatattattagctAAAAAAATCAGCAAACCAAAATAAATATCAAAGAAACCCCTTTCCATTGAATTTTCAATTCATATAAGTTCATTACAAGTGAAGGATCCAACAAACAATGGTGTATTTCCTAAAACTATACTAATATAACTCTTATGCTATTCTTAAAGCAACCAATAGTTGTGAGAATAGTTTTCTTATCCCTGCAGATGTATTCTTTGGGAGACCAAGACAACTTTAACAAAAATAGAAATGGCTATCAAGAATTGGAAGCTGAGTAGTAGTCTTGAGGAGTATGACTAAGAGTTCTTGGTTGATGGAGGATGTATACAGATTTTGTGAAAATCAACATGCTTGACGGATAGATTGCTATGACTAACTATGACAATGCCTACAAGAAACCTGCATATATAAGTGAATGAGAATTTAGGAAATAGTTATATCATCcgtaaaaacttaaaaaacagcAAACTACAATAATGGGAATAATTCAAAGATTTGATAGATATGATTATCACTAAGAAACAACAAGTGTAAATACCTTTTGATTGATTCAATTGAAAGCTATCTAAATTTATCCAACATAGAAGATGCTTGCACAAAACCCAGAAAACCTAATAGAAATCAAAGCATCAGTTTTACACTTTTAGATGATAAATAGAGAGAAAAAGTATCATGAACATTTCATCCAATTCTGATTTAACAAGCTAGAAATTAAAAACATGTTTCCACAAAAAATGATTAATTATTTATCTCAACATACATAGGAAATAATTGCGAAAAGAAGAGTAGGTTTAGATACACTAATCCTATTAGAAAAATGGAATGAATCATGCAGAGACACAACAAGATTTTTGAGGTTTTAACCATAACACCTTTTTGAATATTATTATGACTAATTGCATTGCAATATCTGGCAGTATTAAGAGATAATAAAAAGACGTtaataaaaatagcaaaaaaattcAGATTCAATTCAAAGAGATAATAtcaaataattttcttaattctaATGCTTTTGGAGAATTCTTTTTTCCCTTTATGCAGTAGTGTTTTTCAAAATCAGCCCACAAAAAATCACATCCAATGAGGTGGTTTCAATCAATTCTTATGATAATAACAACAACCACATGAAAGCAATCAACTTTATCTTCTCTCTGTTTTCACTAATAacgtgaaattaaaaacaaactaCTGAAGTTCCTAACAAACAAATTGCCCAACTTGGAGTAAGTGTGACTAAAATCAGATAGAAAAATAAAACGAAATGTGAATTCAATTTGACATTGGGTTCTTACCTCTAAGGGTTGTGTGGGAAACCTGATGCTAGTCACAAATGTGGATTAAATCAGAGACAAGTCCATATAGGGGCTTCCCAACCATTGGAAGATCAGCTGAATCCGGGAGAATTTGGAGTTTCGAAGGGTCCACATTGAGTCCATACTTGAACCCGATATCCTAAACCTAGAAACAAATCATCAAACACACTGTAACAAAAGTGGATTTGCAAACACCCACACAACaatcaagaagaagaaggagaaaaagaaaaaaagagcagAAGAAGAACCATAGAGATTCACCTCGACGAAGAAGAATCCTTGACGAGGAGGAACCGCACCGAAAAGATCCAAGAAAAGGCGAAGAATGAGGACGCCAACTAGGGAGAAAAGAGATTTCTGGGGATAGAGGGGGGAACCCTCGAACCAACTTGGGAAAAATAGGAATCTGAATAGCTTttgcctttttctttcttttaattatttaatttttaatttaaattaacagGACAAAACGGTCATTTTCAATTAGGTAGTGTCTTGTTCTTTGTAAACCAAACATAGTATTAGACATTATATTAATAACATGTTTATCATATCCAAACAGCACATAGACACAAATATTTTATGTCCATGTCTCAAATGTCTATGTCTCAATGTCTATATCTTAATACATACACAAAACAAACTCAGCCTAAGTTACCAAAGTTAATTGTTACTCTGTAGTGTGCActtcatttttgttgttttttttttttgcgaaaatctttatcatttgatttttaaatttccTCTTAAGTTTTAGTAAATATTGTCCATTTTGTTTGAATCTTTTCGatgttaattttaattgaaaCTTTATAAAATTACAACATTGCACCTAAATTGTTGTATCTGTGGTATTTGGTAAAGGGTGTTCGGCAATGAAGATACCCATGTTAGTGTGTCTTTTGTTGATGAAGCAGGAATCTACAAGGGAGGAGACTATGGACGGGCTAGTTCATACAAGGGTGATGGTTGTGTTGGCATGGATTTGCTTAAATATTTTAATATCCTACCACACAAAGCCTTACGCTATAGTCGTAAATCAGAGGTGGTGAGACATTACGACGCctaaaagtaaaatatatacatatatttgaAAGATAATAATATAGCTAGGAGCTTATATATAGGATTCAAAAGGAGATACATAGAAAATACTAGTCTCGACCCACGAAGACAACGCCGGCTAGAAAGTATATTATAGAACTAGAAGTTAAACAATACATAATCTTGTTTTTTCAAAGATCAACCTCTATGAgggatatacatatacatatacaaaaGTGGAGACTGATGCGTCTGCATCTTTAGTgttttttcttcttgattttaattgatttattaagagTTTTTGTTAAATAAGCAATGGATTTAAGGTTAGAATAAACATTACTTTGATTAGTTTAAATTCATTAATTACATGAAATttcagaagaaaaatagaaagaaacataacagaaagaaaaagaaagaaacaaaatagAAAGGAGGATGGGGAACAACAAATATAAAGCTCTCTGTGACAAACAATGACAAGCAGAAAGCTTTCTCTGATTAACAGAAAACTCCCTGGAAGAGGGTTAGTATATAAGGGAAGTGGGTTTTGATCAGCTCTCTTCTTCAACACTTTGCAGTTTTAATTTGCGAAGGATTTCAAGGACGACCATGAGTTTCTAATTCTCTtcagttaaggttaggagctatgTTAGTTCTATGGATTAATGCAATAACTATTCCTTCTACCTCTAATTGATGCAATTGATTTCTtcttaagaaaaagattttcttTCTTCATCTTAAAGAGTTTGAATgtgttgaaaaataatttttttctgacttaaattttcttaattttttgaaaaagttgattaattgaattaagcttgaaaaacatttctcataatttttaagttttgaaactagattgataagtgacataaaatcaactAGGTTAAATTCTTATGAATCGTATAGCTTTATAAATCAGAGACGTCTGTAACTCTTTTCTTGATTGAGTGACTAAGGGATTAGCATTTATTTAGGTAAACGAGAAATTGAATCactaagggattagggtttaattACTGATAATTTGCCATAAAAGAATCATTACAATATTAAGGTAGAAAGTGAAAAGTGTTAATCCAGACGTTCTAATACCTATGAAACCTTAACTTTCTTAATCATACATCTCATTCATATTCACTATTGCTCTGTTATTCTGTTTTGCACTCGTTTATTTGTTGTTTATTCAAAACCATAAATTGCTAGTCTGACTAGATTAATCGGTTGATTTTTTTGCtttcttaatccgttaatcctcgtgggatcgacactcatctcaccgtgagttattacttgatacaacccggtgcacttaccggtgTTTTGTGGATTGTAAAATTCGCATCGAGTTTTTGGCGCTATTGTCGGCGATTAATTTTAGTTAACAACCTATCGATCAATTGATTACCTAGAGTAGACCTTTCAATTTTGCCATTATTTATTGTTCCGTTTAATTTCCCCCTCGAAATTCTCTTCACATAATGAATGGagttcaaatttgattttcttgttctttttgtcTATGCAGAATAATAGGGATAAAGAACCACTTCAGTACGTACCTGAGATTGAAACAACTTTTTGGCAGCAGAGAAAGTAAGCTAGAAATTAAAGagttgaagaagagattgaagaagtggttgaagaagaatTCTCTGGTCAAGACATGGTAGAAAAGAACAATGTCAATGTCCCTCTACCTAGGAGAACTCTCAGTTCTTTCACTACTCCTAATCCAGGGAGTTGTGGAAGCAGCATTGTAACGCCTACTGtcaatgccaataattttgaactaaagccacaacttgTTACATTGGTTCAGCAAAATTGTCAGTTCAATGGGAGCCCGTAGGGGGATCCGAATTTGTTTATCTCTAATttcctgcaaatctgtgacacggTCAACACAAATGGCATCCTAGCTGACCGGGCTAAGCAGTGGCTAGAAAATCAGTGCAAGGAAAGCATAGCCACATAGGAGGACTTGGTCACTAAGTTTCTAAACAAGTTCTTCCTACCTCAGAGGTTGAATAAGCTCCGAAccgatgttcagaccttcagacagtaTGAAGGAGAGTccatctatgaagcttgggagaggtacaaggagATGCTTAGAAAGTGCCCTCTGAATATGTTTGCAAACTGGGTCCAGCTTCAGATATTTTATGATGGGATCACCCCCGTCTCTCGGGTTTCTTTGGATAACTTTCTTTTCATATGAAGAAGACCACTGAGGAAGCACAAGAATTGATTGagatggtggccaacaatcaacaTCTATACTCCTCTAAAAGGTCAGCAAGAAAAGGAGTTATGGAGTTAGATGCTTTGGGTACCATTCTGGCTCAGAATAAAGTGATGTCCCAACAAATCAATGCAATTACTCAACATCTAGGAGGAATGTAAGTGTCGGAAGTGAGCTCTCAAGAAAACTCTTTTGGTGTAAGTAATGGATTTTCTCAAGGTAAAGGCATGGAGTATGGACAATCTTCTCCAGagcaagtgaattacatgggcaATTTCTTAAGACCACTTCAGAATGACCCTCTTATCTAAAATCTATAACTCCggttggagaaaccacccaaattttggttggagAAACCAAAATCAGAGGTCGAACTAATTTAACAACACGCCTCAGCCTAATCACTTCAATCCCCAACAAAGCACTTTTAATAACCAGCACCAAAACCCAAATAACCACCCTGTAAATCACCAACAGCCACCTCCCTCACATTCCACCTCACAAGACTCCCAAAGGCTCTCTAACCTTGAATTAGCTTTAGAAAAATTCATGGAAAGTACAAGGATTAGCTTCAagaaccaagaagcttcaatGAGAAATTTGGAGATACAATTGGGACAACTTACTCAATGAATGGAAAAATACACAAATTTTCTCTCCAATGACACAATTTCTAACCCAAAGGAGGAGTGCAAGGTCATTAGTTTGAGAAGCGGAAAAGTAGTGGGAAAGGCAGATAATGAAGCTCATGTTGCtgagaacagaaaagaaattcTAGAGCATGAAAAAGTGCCAGAAGACAGCGTGATTCCTTCTCCTCAGCAACCACAAGTTCAAATCTCCAAAAGTACACCTAAAGAGAAGATTCAAGTGCCTGAATATAAGCCAAGAATTCCATATCTTCAAAGGTTGCACAAAGAAGCTAAAGATCAACAATTTTCCAAATTCGTGGAGGTCTTTAAGAAGCTCCAAATTAATATTTCCTTTGCTGAAGCTCGTAAACAGATGCCGTGATATGCAAAATTTATAAGGGAGTTGATTTCCAAAAAGAAGAACTGGAAGGAGAATGAAACAGTGGTTCTTACATAAGAATGCAGCGGCATAATCCAGAAAAATCTCTCTGAGAAATTAAAGGACCCAGGCAGTTTTGTGATTTCCTATACTATTAGAGAAGTAATAGTTAAaatagctttatgtgatcttggagcaagaaTCAATCTCATGCCATTATCCTTGATGCGCAAGCTTCAAATTGAAGAGGTGAAACCTACCAGAATCTCTTTACAACTTGTTGACCACTCTCTTAAATTTCCTTTATGTGTTGTTGAGAATTTACTGGTGAAGGTGGGGACATTTATCTTCCTTGcggactttgtcatattggatatGGAAGAAGATGTCAATGCCTCTATTATACTGGGGAGAACGTTCCTTGCTACAGGGAGAGCTTTAATTAATGTTCAGAAGGGTGAATTGACATTGAGGATGAATGATGAACAAATTGTGCTCAATGTATTTAAAGCTCTGCAGCACCCTAATAATTCTATAGattgcataaaaaataatattattgatccaCTGGTGCAAGAGGCATTAGAAAAAGGAAGAACTCAATAAAATTCTTAAAGCCTTTCTTCAGCCTGAAGCTGAAGAAATTAAAGCAATAGCAACACTAAAGGAAACAGCGTACATACCCCTAAGGATGAGGGGCCAGTAACACCTGAATTGAAGCCTCTGCCCCCTTCTTTGAAATATGTGTTTCTTGAAGAATCAGAGATGTACCCAGTAATTATTAATTCTTCGCTAAATAATTgtgaagaagaagcactaatcaAGGTGCTGAAGGACCATAGAACCGCAATTGTGTGGACTATTAGTGATCTGGAGGGAATAAGTCCTGTAATGTTTATGTACAAAATTTTACTTAAAGAGGATGCTAAACTAGTGGTGCAAGCACAAAGGAGGCTCAATCCCACCATGAAGAAAGTggtccagaaggaagtaatgaaaTTGTGGGAAGCTGAAATTATTTATCCaatttctgatagcccttggcTAAGTCTAGTTCAAGTtattcccaagaaaggaggcgtGACTGTGATAGCCAATGACAAGAATGAGCtcattcctacaaggacagtgaccggatggagaatgtgcattgactataggcggcTCAACACAGCCACAAGGAATGATcacttccctctcccttttattgaACAGATGCTAGAAAGGTTGGCCGGACATGCTTTTTACTACTTCTTGGATGGATATTCTGGCTACAACCAAATAGTTGTGAaccctcaggatcaagagaagacgactttcacatgcccctttggagtctTTACCTATCGCCGTATGCCTTTCGGCTTGTGTAATGCTCCTactacttttcaaaggtgcatgcttcCCATCTTTTTttatatgattgaaaaatttattaaggttttcatggatgatttctctgtttttggtaattcctTTGAAGAGTGCTTGCAACATCTAGCTTTAGTCTTGAgaaggtgccaagaaactaacctagttttgaattgggaaaaatgtcactttatggttataGAGGGTAAAGTTCTTGGGCGCCGAATCTCAAGCAAAGGCATAGAAGTTGACAAAGTCAAGATAGAGGTCATTGAGAGGCTCCCTGATGcaagcggaaattggcgagttaagaatgattataaattatGCGTTgccagtatagttctcaaccaaccagaaatccgcttatcaatttaaaaaggggtgtcacagaaattaaaattaaaatactaggagtatgaatcccaggtcgtctcccaacgagttgcagaaaagtgtgctattttattaatcagaaggttttcaaaaaggtttgagttgaatgacagagaattaaattagagaatgtatataaatataaataaaaagccttgactaggagttgattagatggaagccctattcttgttgcagtactctcaagattaattgacaattgagatttattgtgtttagttgtcccttactaagtaagggaaagtcaaataagttggaatgctgttctatccacaggTTCCAATctactcttgggaggattggtgttagtgactagagagcaatccaacaataaacccaattacaatctttctcttgagaaTTCCAACTCAAGGATTCCTTTCATCGACTCCTCATCAAGTTAGGggactactcactcattgtaaatgtaaaattcataacgtaagaaagggaattaaagaaagacatgataaataatgctcgaaagattaatttaaaataaaagtgattcttgtattaataaatgctaaaataatccaatagtaaaattaagtaaattaaggaacatggaagagtaaaagacaagtgaagagaacgaactagaatgtcgaagtcttgatgaggcaataactcttctcaatatcccaatgcaaagataacaaaaaataactaatcctaaaaactatgtatgtctgatgagcggataatttatacgctttttgacattgtttttagtatgtttttagtaggatctagttacttttagggatgttttcattggtttttatgttaaattcatatttctagactttactatgagtttgtgtgtttttctgtgatttcaggtattttctggctgaaattgagggacctgagcaaaaatctaattcagaggctgaaaaaggactgcagatgctgttgaattcttttctatcatatcttttcaaaaatatcttctcatcttatctttgtcaaaatatcttttctaacttcctaacttcttatcttttcaaaatttgtttcaactaactaactaactttttgtttgtttcttaactttttcaaaactacctaactaactctctctctctctaattttcgaaaatatcttccctccttttcaaaaaaaaaaatttctttttaactaattatttttatttttatttttttattttaaatttttttcgaaaaattactaacctttttcaaaaactattttcaaaaatcactaactctttttcaaaaaaattattttcaaaattttccctctctcaccttattctatttatttattcatccactaacatctctccctcactcaaaaaaaaaaaagagaggatctctattattattatttttctgcgccctcttctttgtcatatgaacaggagcaaggacaagaacattcttgttgaagcagatccagaacctgaaaggactctaaagaggaaactaagagaagctgaattacaacaaaccagcaagcacctgtcagaaattatcaaacaagaaaagaaaatggcagctgaaaataataataatgcaaggagaatgcttggtgactttactgcacctaattctaatttacatggaagaagcatctccattcctgccattggagcaaacaactttgagctgaaacctcaattagtttctctgatgcagcagaactgcaagtttcatggacttccatctgaagacccttttcagttcttaactgaattcttgcagatatgtgatactgt
The DNA window shown above is from Arachis ipaensis cultivar K30076 chromosome B08, Araip1.1, whole genome shotgun sequence and carries:
- the LOC107611154 gene encoding uncharacterized protein LOC107611154; its protein translation is MKFQADDGTIGTIHRDRKVAVEYENTSSTLRKRSRDAAGIFLADLDARQDQSPRRTVRENDKEAEWDLADKEVMMDHSEQIKICVGYYWIMRMQFDTLMLLFLVNLYMYIRNRRRGHSSIGRRVNTLPLKRDALDNIIGEGGDRNCIWELRMSLNAFATLCELLQVQGGLDEDGHVGIDEQVATFLIILAHHTKNRSVQVRFYRSGETISRYFHKVLRSILCVQSILFAKADPVPKDCGYLGELDGTYIDVTVPKSDKSIYRTRKSRISTNVLRVCNRNMNFVYVLSSWEGSASDSRVLRDAITRHNGLKIPIGCYYLVDAGYTNGRGFLSPYRNVRYHVNEWVQGHRAPQNRLELFNKKHSSARNVIER
- the LOC110262474 gene encoding uncharacterized protein LOC110262474 produces the protein MDVDPEEDATLAPKHIPIGDDTIVDEGETIDVVESSHEWTQWREDLATEMWEIWRGERGDFYFAQMASIPRQWTEQETEQFVVFMEELVVKGKRADAGQFKPGAFQKLADKMNEKFPGCGLTVKHIRNKHKRLKEKYMFVAEMLGCSGFEWNSEKMCVEVDSKQVLEAWEKGRNVILYTPGKPFPLFERLGSIFGKNRATGLDACSEKDAEEDVTPGSTFAAATSGGLGLGGNDIDMEDLAAAESELPNTFSTLFASSSEKNQGRHTTSKKTNDAAVLSNLAETFKSVVEDQGKHVQVLANAMSGVNKQVNLGRTLKCLGFTTMEIVQIAKKFVQNPELKATFWSLDEEKEAFARDIMDNF